Proteins found in one Salvia splendens isolate huo1 chromosome 10, SspV2, whole genome shotgun sequence genomic segment:
- the LOC121752167 gene encoding leucine-rich repeat extensin-like protein 4 — protein sequence MKQKNRCILWSGVALLLLLALFLSSVDASEVHIGSNGGPLNDAQVRYIAKRQLLYYLDEFGDRGENVTVDPSLVFENPRLRDAYIALQAWKKAILSDPYNLTADWVGSDVCSYSYVFCAPALDNSSIRTVAGIDLNHGDIAGYLPEELGLLRDLGIFHINSNRFCGTVPKKFKNLKVLFELDLSNNRFAGKFPYVVLSLPKLIYLDIRYNEFEGTVPPQLFDKPLDAIFINHNRFAFELPDNFGNSPVSVIVLANNKFHGCVPASLGNMTRLNEIILMNNGLRSCLPPEIGMLKNLTVLDVSYNGIVGLLPESIGDMLSLEQLNVANNIFTGTIPQSICKLPKLENFTITNNFFTGEPPVCLALPEFNDRQNCLANRPAQRSAAHCSAVLAKKFHCGAFRCHRFIPTLPAPPPPSPPPPPPVYSPPPPVYSPPPPVYSPPPPSPPPPSPPPPVYSPPPPPPSPPPPSPPPSPPPPPPPVYSPPPPPPSPPPPSPPPPPPPSPPPPSPPPPPPPPSPSPPPPSPPPPSPSPPPPSPPPPSPEPYPPCIRSPPPPPPPPPGHPPPPPPAHSPPPPTPYYYYSPPPPSHSPPPPSHSPPPPPHSPPPPHSPPPPHSPPPPPHSPPPPSHSPPPPTFSPPPPQPCIEPPPPPPPPCQEPPPPPPSPSPPPPYVHKPPPSPSPPPAPYIYSSPPPPPTPVYEGPLPPITGVSYASPPPPPFY from the coding sequence ATGAAGCAAAAGAATCGCTGCATTTTGTGGAGCGGTGTcgcgctgctgctgctgctagctctcttcctctcctccgtTGATGCTTCCGAAGTTCACATCGGCAGCAATGGCGGTCCTCTCAACGACGCACAAGTCCGCTACATCGCGAAGCGCCAGCTGCTCTACTACTTAGACGAGTTCGGCGACAGAGGCGAGAACGTCACCGTCGATCCGTCGCTCGTCTTCGAAAACCCTCGCCTCCGCGACGCCTACATCGCGCTGCAGGCCTGGAAGAAGGCCATTCTCTCAGATCCCTACAATCTCACCGCCGATTGGGTTGGATCTGACGTTTGCAGCTACTCCTACGTCTTCTGCGCCCCGGCGCTCGACAATTCCTCAATCCGCACCGTCGCTGGAATCGATCTCAACCACGGAGACATCGCCGGCTATTTGCCGGAGGAACTCGGCCTCCTCAGAGATCTCGGCATTTTCCATATCAATTCCAACCGTTTTTGCGGAACGGTGCCGAAGAAGTTTAAGAACTTGAAGGTGCTGTTCGAGCTCGACCTGAGCAACAACAGGTTCGCCGGAAAGTTTCCGTATGTTGTTCTAAGCTTGCCTAAGCTCATATATTTGGATATTCGGTACAATGAGTTTGAAGGAACGGTGCCGCCGCAGCTCTTCGACAAGCCATTGGATGCTATCTTCATCAATCACAACAGGTTCGCTTTCGAATTGCCGGATAACTTTGGCAATTCGCCGGTTTCCGTGATTGTACTAGCCAACAACAAATTCCACGGCTGTGTGCCGGCGAGCCTCGGCAACATGACCAGGTTGAATGAGATTATTTTGATGAACAACGGGCTGAGGTCGTGCCTGCCGCCGGAGATTGGGATGCTGAAGAACTTGACGGTGCTTGACGTGAGCTACAACGGAATCGTGGGGCTGTTGCCGGAAAGCATTGGAGATATGTTGAGTTTGGAGCAGCTGAATGTGGCTAACAATATTTTCACCGGCACTATTCCGCAGAGCATTTGCAAGCTGCCGAAGCTGGAGAATTTCACCATCACCAATAACTTCTTCACCGGTGAGCCGCCTGTGTGCTTGGCCCTTCCCGAGTTTAATGATCGGCAGAATTGTTTGGCTAACAGGCCCGCTCAGAGATCAGCCGCTCATTGTTCAGCTGTTTTGGCTAAGAAATTTCACTGTGGTGCATTCCGGTGTCATCGGTTTATCCCCACTCTTCCAGCTCCACCGCCTCCTTCacctccaccgccgcctcctGTGTATTCTCCCCCACCTCCAGTTTACTCTCCACCACCCCCTGTTTATTCACCTCCACCACCATCTCCCCCGCCGCCATCACCTCCCCCACCTGTATActcgcctccaccaccaccaccttctccacCTCCGCCATCACCACCGCCTTCTCcacctccccctccccctcctgTATACTCAcccccacctccacctccatcccctccaccaccatcgcctcccccaccaccacctccatctCCTCCCCCTCCGTcgcctccaccacctcctccacctccatcGCCTTCACCACCTCCTCCATCTCCTCCGCCTCCATCGCCTTCACCACCTCCCCCATCTCCTCCCCCTCCTTCACCAGAGCCTTATCCTCCATGTATTcgatcaccaccaccaccaccaccgcctcctccaGGCcatccaccacctcctccaccagCCCACTCACCTCCTCCACCTACTCCCTATTATTACTACTCACCTCCCCCACCATCTCACTCGCCCCCTCCACCATCTCActcacctcctccaccgcctcatTCCCCCCCTCCACCGCATTCTCCCCCTCCACCGCATTCTCCCCCTCCACCCCCACACTCACCACCTCCGCCCTCTCACTCACCACCTCCCCCAACCTTCTCTCCACCACCTCCCCAGCCTTGTATAGAACCACCACCCCCGCCCCCGCCCCCATGTCAAGAACCCCCACCACCTCCACCCTCACCCTCACCCCCTCCGCCTTACGTCCACAAGCcaccaccatcaccatcaccccCACCAGCCCCATACATCTACAGTTCACCTCCTCCGCCTCCAACACCAGTCTATGAAGGGCCGTTGCCTCCGATCACCGGAGTCTCATACGCCTCCCCTCCTCCACCCCCCttctattga